One Desulfonatronum thiosulfatophilum DNA window includes the following coding sequences:
- a CDS encoding DUF362 domain-containing protein yields the protein MTDIPTASRLDPIPVALLQCAHYEPALLAEGIHQCCQALGRIFHRGDKILVKPNLVSSRNARLSCPHPQVVRALCIVLSDYGVRVQVGDSPAFGSARQVARAAGLVDVLADLHVPLVDLGAPVRRTLACGIQVGLSRHVLDVDLLFNLPKLKAHGQLFVTAAAKNLFGCVSGMRKAMAHVRHGQGDDLAELILDLQEHLPPTTNLIDAVTAMHGTGPTGGSPCRLGLLAASNNAVALDTALYHALDFRPEQVPLWREARRKNLPGHDLDQLAFPLLMPSQLSLPPFKTPERLNPVSFHPWQMTKSMCKRAWLTIKDY from the coding sequence ATGACTGACATCCCCACTGCATCCCGTCTCGATCCCATTCCCGTTGCCCTGCTCCAATGCGCGCATTACGAGCCTGCCCTGCTTGCGGAAGGCATCCACCAATGCTGCCAAGCATTGGGACGTATTTTCCATCGGGGGGACAAGATTCTGGTCAAACCCAATCTCGTCTCCAGCCGCAACGCCCGTCTCTCCTGCCCCCACCCCCAGGTTGTCCGGGCTTTGTGCATTGTCTTGTCGGATTACGGCGTGCGTGTTCAGGTGGGAGATTCGCCGGCCTTCGGCTCAGCCCGGCAGGTGGCGCGGGCCGCCGGCTTGGTGGATGTCCTGGCCGATCTGCACGTCCCTCTCGTCGATTTGGGCGCTCCGGTCCGACGCACTCTGGCCTGCGGCATCCAGGTCGGTCTTTCCCGCCACGTTCTGGATGTCGATCTGCTTTTCAACCTGCCCAAGCTCAAGGCCCACGGTCAGTTGTTCGTCACCGCGGCGGCCAAGAATCTTTTCGGCTGCGTCAGCGGAATGCGCAAGGCCATGGCCCACGTTCGCCACGGTCAGGGAGATGATCTGGCCGAACTGATCCTGGACCTTCAGGAACACTTGCCGCCGACCACAAACCTCATCGACGCCGTAACGGCCATGCATGGCACCGGCCCCACCGGGGGATCGCCGTGCCGGCTGGGACTACTCGCGGCCTCGAACAACGCCGTGGCGCTGGACACGGCGCTCTACCATGCCCTGGATTTCAGACCGGAGCAGGTTCCGCTCTGGCGGGAAGCACGCCGCAAGAACCTGCCGGGGCACGACCTGGACCAACTCGCCTTTCCGCTGCTCATGCCCTCACAGCTGAGCCTGCCCCCCTTCAAGACGCCGGAACGCCTCAACCCCGTGAGTTTTCATCCCTGGCAGATGACCAAAAGCATGTGTAAACGCGCATGGCTGACGATCAAGGATTATTGA
- a CDS encoding M15 family metallopeptidase, protein MNIAAMKNSLTYLFFFWGAWLLMTVAAASVAQAWETDLLGEKYTMLQHKDEIHSISPLELKLIKEGFVDVQNLDPSILVDLKYARDDNFMGASAYGDFTRAYLRPEPSKMLVRASAILQERHPDLRILVGDALRPRSIQHKMWKLVVGTSKQHYVANPFAGSMHNYGAAVDVTLVNVRTGEKFDMGTPMDHFGPLSQPRLEEYYLQEGELTKEQIANRRILRSVMVDAGWHPLEIEWWHYDAFAKDVVRKKYSIIE, encoded by the coding sequence ATGAATATTGCGGCAATGAAGAACAGCCTTACTTATCTTTTCTTTTTTTGGGGGGCCTGGTTGCTTATGACGGTGGCTGCGGCTTCGGTTGCTCAGGCCTGGGAAACGGACTTGTTGGGGGAAAAGTATACGATGCTCCAGCATAAAGATGAAATACATTCGATTTCACCGCTTGAGCTGAAGTTGATCAAAGAAGGGTTTGTTGATGTCCAGAATCTGGACCCATCCATTCTGGTTGATCTGAAATACGCCCGGGATGACAATTTCATGGGAGCAAGCGCATACGGTGATTTCACCCGTGCTTATCTGCGCCCCGAACCCTCGAAAATGCTCGTCAGGGCCAGTGCAATACTCCAGGAGCGCCACCCGGACCTGCGGATCCTGGTCGGGGACGCGCTGAGACCGCGATCCATCCAGCACAAGATGTGGAAGCTTGTTGTCGGGACGTCCAAGCAGCATTACGTGGCAAACCCCTTTGCCGGCTCGATGCACAATTACGGAGCAGCGGTGGACGTGACCCTGGTCAACGTGCGAACCGGAGAAAAGTTCGACATGGGAACGCCCATGGACCACTTCGGACCATTGTCCCAGCCTCGACTGGAAGAATATTATCTCCAAGAGGGCGAACTGACCAAGGAACAAATCGCAAACCGGCGTATCCTGCGCAGCGTCATGGTTGATGCGGGCTGGCATCCTCTGGAAATAGAGTGGTGGCACTATGATGCCTTTGCCAAGGATGTCGTTCGAAAAAAATATTCGATCATTGAATAG
- a CDS encoding alpha/beta hydrolase family protein has product MNLSKHIKLVIMAWVGFMFLIALRSNAPADVQFVEDYISFTQVADLPLRNLPEKQAWQKAAPEVVEISIPRQGNESGQPALWYNSGSDGKKPLLLALHSWSDSYLQHYGIPYGVFAVKNDWIFMHPDFRGRFDNADATGSEKAVRDVLQALEYAKANAEVDESRIYLAGFSGGAMMSLIMVGRYPDKFTAALASVPVYDLNDWYDYLEEAQLFYADRYQRDIEASCGGNPTVSDQAREECRKRSPSTYLSQARGTEVQVYVGGGMGDPFVPPSHAIRAFNELADEEDRISEEDFMYIDENKALPEHLQGQEVSDPFFEKAGLPVVLKRKSNNATIVLFDGGHDIVYNQGLDWLSKQQR; this is encoded by the coding sequence ATGAACCTTTCCAAACACATCAAACTGGTTATCATGGCCTGGGTCGGATTCATGTTCCTGATTGCCTTACGATCCAATGCCCCCGCGGATGTTCAATTTGTCGAGGACTATATTTCATTCACGCAAGTGGCAGACCTTCCCCTGCGCAATCTTCCTGAAAAGCAGGCCTGGCAGAAGGCTGCACCGGAGGTTGTTGAAATATCCATTCCAAGACAGGGGAATGAGTCCGGGCAGCCTGCGCTCTGGTACAACTCGGGGAGCGATGGAAAAAAACCGTTGCTCCTGGCTCTGCACAGTTGGAGCGACAGCTATTTGCAACATTACGGCATTCCCTACGGCGTCTTTGCCGTGAAGAACGACTGGATCTTCATGCATCCTGATTTTCGCGGCCGATTCGACAACGCGGATGCCACGGGCTCGGAAAAGGCGGTCCGGGACGTGCTCCAGGCCCTGGAGTACGCCAAGGCCAATGCCGAGGTGGATGAAAGTCGGATTTATCTGGCCGGTTTTTCCGGCGGGGCGATGATGTCGCTGATCATGGTCGGTCGATATCCGGACAAGTTCACGGCTGCCCTGGCATCCGTGCCGGTATACGACCTCAATGACTGGTATGACTATCTGGAAGAAGCCCAGTTGTTTTACGCTGACCGCTACCAAAGAGACATCGAGGCCTCCTGCGGCGGCAATCCGACCGTGAGCGACCAGGCGCGGGAGGAATGCCGGAAGAGAAGCCCATCAACATACCTGTCCCAGGCCCGCGGCACTGAGGTTCAGGTGTATGTCGGCGGGGGCATGGGCGATCCCTTTGTCCCGCCTTCCCACGCCATCCGGGCATTCAATGAACTTGCCGACGAAGAAGATAGAATTTCAGAGGAAGATTTTATGTACATTGATGAAAACAAAGCTCTGCCTGAACACCTTCAGGGACAGGAAGTATCGGACCCTTTTTTCGAGAAGGCGGGCCTTCCGGTTGTATTGAAGCGAAAATCAAACAATGCGACCATCGTTCTTTTCGACGGGGGGCACGATATCGTCTACAATCAGGGACTGGATTGGCTTTCGAAACAACAACGGTAA
- a CDS encoding acyltransferase, with amino-acid sequence MRLLWVDVLKILAIFGVVLLHASAPFLVPFEDSAAWWTGNIYDSFVRWCVPLFVMVSGALVLPGADKVPLREFLLVRIRRILIPFLVWSAVYFFYGIQVKGDEYGIGDFFPLLFSEPIYYHLWFIYMLVTLYLFAPVISALLNQAPRKFAWYLVGLWFCWASVLPIIHELFDYETYFVSDLNEYSALKLSGYFLLGYLLKDVTVQSKSRLFLPALVFLAGGAATSVGTYLASRQAGEFVHFFYDYFSITVVAMAIPLFFIVRSVFDTRRVITENGNERIRMNSPKLLQRIGKSVFGIYLIHALILELLRDGRLGFTIDHGSAFGMTLPLAVGIPFFALSIFVLSLSLVFIFSLVPFMRKIIA; translated from the coding sequence ATGCGTTTGCTATGGGTGGATGTTCTCAAGATTTTGGCCATCTTCGGCGTCGTTCTCCTGCATGCTTCGGCGCCGTTTCTGGTTCCCTTCGAGGATTCCGCCGCATGGTGGACCGGGAATATCTACGACTCATTCGTCCGCTGGTGTGTTCCCTTGTTCGTCATGGTCAGCGGGGCTTTGGTGCTGCCCGGGGCGGACAAGGTTCCATTGCGGGAATTTCTTCTGGTCCGGATCAGAAGAATACTTATTCCCTTCCTTGTCTGGAGCGCCGTCTATTTTTTCTACGGAATTCAAGTCAAGGGAGACGAATACGGGATAGGTGATTTTTTCCCGCTGCTGTTCTCCGAGCCGATCTATTATCATCTGTGGTTCATCTACATGCTGGTCACCTTGTATCTTTTCGCGCCGGTGATCAGTGCGCTGCTGAACCAGGCGCCGAGGAAATTCGCATGGTATCTTGTGGGGCTCTGGTTCTGCTGGGCGTCGGTGCTGCCGATCATTCACGAACTGTTCGACTACGAAACCTACTTTGTCTCGGATCTGAACGAATACTCGGCCCTTAAGCTCAGCGGCTACTTTCTGCTGGGATATTTGCTCAAGGATGTCACGGTTCAATCAAAATCCCGCTTGTTCTTGCCGGCGCTCGTTTTTTTGGCCGGCGGGGCGGCCACCTCGGTTGGAACGTATCTGGCGAGCCGTCAGGCCGGCGAATTTGTCCATTTCTTCTATGATTACTTCAGCATTACTGTCGTTGCCATGGCTATACCGCTTTTTTTCATCGTGCGGAGCGTTTTCGACACGCGCAGGGTAATAACGGAAAACGGCAATGAACGTATCCGCATGAACTCCCCGAAGCTGCTGCAACGGATCGGGAAAAGCGTTTTCGGGATCTATTTGATCCATGCCCTGATTTTGGAACTCCTCCGGGACGGGCGTCTGGGGTTCACCATAGACCATGGCAGCGCGTTCGGAATGACCTTGCCCCTTGCCGTGGGAATACCATTTTTTGCATTAAGTATTTTTGTCCTTTCGTTGAGCCTGGTCTTCATCTTCAGCCTTGTGCCCTTCATGAGGAAAATAATCGCATGA
- a CDS encoding VOC family protein, producing MMNKVVHFELPSEDRERAKKFYALVFGWNMEDMPHKDDVYTFAITTPVDDHYMHTEKGAINGGIFKKESALQHPVVTIEVPSIDDHVKLIEQAGGQLVVPKGEVPDMGYYAYFRDTEGNVMGLWENKAKG from the coding sequence ATGATGAACAAAGTCGTGCACTTCGAGTTGCCCTCTGAAGACAGGGAACGGGCAAAGAAATTCTATGCGTTGGTATTCGGATGGAACATGGAGGACATGCCGCACAAGGACGACGTGTATACTTTCGCTATTACCACTCCGGTGGACGATCATTACATGCATACGGAAAAAGGGGCGATCAATGGCGGGATTTTCAAGAAGGAATCAGCCTTGCAACATCCGGTCGTGACCATTGAAGTTCCTTCCATCGACGATCACGTCAAATTGATCGAGCAGGCCGGTGGTCAACTCGTCGTGCCCAAGGGCGAAGTTCCGGATATGGGCTATTATGCGTATTTTCGCGATACAGAAGGGAATGTGATGGGGTTATGGGAGAACAAGGCGAAAGGGTGA